The Lycium barbarum isolate Lr01 chromosome 10, ASM1917538v2, whole genome shotgun sequence genome includes a region encoding these proteins:
- the LOC132612728 gene encoding importin subunit alpha-2-like, whose protein sequence is MGIFSDVSPTTYERLPQHERMARDLASEHPHQDPSMMLHELIQSLDTQTDLVFHVISAESVPVVRRLVKFLDDIQLKDSATEVLLRIVCDPHSRKFLGLVKELVRGNRLAALALEIVATTYLNLWHVLEHEDFLESLGQLKKDDPLDNQKITARTLLNFYQDKYKPAFKQVKPALRALHTLVYSEDEQVLIIACATIYYLYAPNDDYNNLQGIIDSDDDSLQEIIDSDDDNIQEIIDSDVCLRLVALLENESSSVLSLALRCVGSIVSDVRLGPSMQISTIYTVWDMPDFKEYHCTRNSEQIKAVFDAGLTELLLKFLDSDNLQVLHWVAWTISDAFENGTADQIKLMVEKKFIEHMSGLLDRGCPLIITCATRGLVYLMRFAQLSGDTDYYAERIKQCDLGDKVKLAKRKFNHLRSFCPMDEASVLIKYLYGNNSPSKSKQVLIWQ, encoded by the exons ATGGGTATTTTCTCTGATGTGTCTCCCACCACTTATGAGCGTCTGCCGCAGCATGAG CGAATGGCTCGAGATCTTGCTTCAGAGCACCCCCATCAAGATCCCTCTATGATGCTGCATGAATTGATACAGTCGTTAGATACAC AAACCGATTTGGTGTTTCATGTAATTTCCGCTGAGAGTGTGCCTGTTGTTCGTCGATTAGTTAAGTTTCTAGATGATATACAACTCAAG GATTCTGCTACTGAGGTTCTCTTAAGAATTGTCTGTGATCCTCACTCACGGAAGTTTCTTGGGTTAGTCAAGGAGTTAGTGAGAGGGAATCGCCTG GCTGCCTTGGCACTTGAGATTGTTGCTACTACTTATCTAAACCTTTGGCATGTCCTTGAGCATGAGGATTTTCTCGAGTCCCTGGGTCAGTTGAAAAAAGATGATCCTCTTGACAATCAGAAAATAACCGCTCGTACTCTATTGAATTTTTATCAAGACAAGTATAAACCTGCATTTAAGCAGGTGAAACCAGCACTCAGAGCTCTTCATACCCTTGTCTATTCAGAGGACGAACAAGTGCTAATAATTGCATGTGCGACAATTTATTACCTTTATGCTCCCAACGATGACTATAACAATCTTCAAGGAATCATTGACTCCGATGATGACAGTCTTCAAGAAATCATTGACTCCGATGATGACAATATTCAAGAAATCATCGACTCCGATGTTTGTCTGAGGCTGGTTGCTCTACTCGAGAATGAGTCTTCTTCAGTCTTAAGTCTTGCCCTCCGTTGTGTTGGAAGTATTGTTTCTGATGTCAGACTCGGACCCTCAATGCAGATCTCAACTATCT ATACAGTATGGGATATGCCAGATTTTAAAGAATATCATTGCACCAGGAACAGTGAGCAGATAAAGGCTGTATTTGATGCTGGATTAACAGAACTTCTTCTCAAGTTTCTTGATTCTGATAACCTTCAAGTTTTGCATTGGGTTGCCTGGACAATTTCAGATGCTTTTGAGAATGGGACTGCTGACCAGATAAAGTTGATGGTGGAGAAGAAATTCATAGAACATATGTCTGGTTTACTAGACCGCGGGTGTCCACTTATTATCACTTGCGCTACAAGAGGATTAGTATATCTAATGCGTTTTGCACAACTGTCTGGAGACACTGATTATTATGCTGAGCGTATCAAACAATGTGATTTAGGGGACAAGGTTAAACTGGCTAAGAGGAAGTTCAACCACCTCAGAAGCTTTTGCCCAATGGATGAGGCCTCCGTTTTAATCAAGTACTTATATGGCAATAACTCTCCATCCAAGTCAAAGCAAGTACTTATATGGCAATAA